A stretch of Eschrichtius robustus isolate mEscRob2 chromosome 6, mEscRob2.pri, whole genome shotgun sequence DNA encodes these proteins:
- the RTP4 gene encoding receptor-transporting protein 4 — protein sequence MDSRPQSKRMVLDVGTWEQIFQELISQEKPEARWTLKMDGNLQPDCVAPGWKQYKQRAFGRFSCSSCHRSWASAQVQILCHMYLEHQKSQGKVLVRLFGQRCRKCSQSQFEKPEFSLDSTMRILNNLVQRILERFYRNGIRKVLEMPVIQEVPLNGHHDVVNCEACALGFCVQNLPNCTAEPAKSSLSYTKTGSSSPHLGDVYGQNRARNQSAEAKEAQGSGYSCAHKGPGPSHATAGIQVPGAGPQLKQETGRLLTPGTDRQAAQGTGLQPIRVAGSLPPGWTDPQPRQAIGPLPKGLAHSQSTLRTGPQNPRLTYSQAIKMSGQQLTQDAQATQGAGRQATKVTDPQPTRGTIPRSTSGSDSQATGRADPSPLGSNSQPTRGTIPRSTSGSDSQATGRADPSPLGSNSQPTRGTIPRSTSGSDSQATGRADPSPLGSNSQPTRGTIPRSTSGSDSQATGRADPSPLGSNSQPTRGTIPRSTSGSDSQATGRADPSPLGSNSQPTRGTIPRSTSGSDSQATGRADPSPLGSNSQPTRGTIPRSTSGSDSQATGRADPSPLGSNSQPTRGTIPRSTSGSDSQATGRADPSPLGSNSQPTRGTIPRSTSGSDSQATGRADPSPLGSNSQPPRGTIPRSTSGSDSQATGRADPSPLGSNSQPTRGTIPRSTSGSDSQATGRADPSPLGSNSQPTRGTIPRSTSGSDSQATGRADPSPLGSNSQPTRGTIPRSTSGSDSQATGRADPSPLGSNSQPTRGTIPRSTSGSDSQATGRADPSPLGSNSQPTRGTIPRSTSGSDSQATRRADPSPLGSNSQPTRGIGPMATCRTFSESQAAWVRQERCSPRGSAPDSFFRLSPSMQPNNSLNQEQLFRWGYVCVVALFTFFVSKYL from the exons ATGGACTCCAGGCCTCAGAGCAAGAGAATGGTTTTGGATGTTGGGACATGGGAGCAGATATTTCAAGAACTGATCTCGCAGGAGAAACCCGAGGCAAGATGGACCCTGAAGATGGATGGGAACCTTCAGCCAGACTGTGTGGCCCCAGGGTGGAAGCAATACAAGCAGAGAGCATTTGGCAG GTTCTCGTGTTCCTCATGCCATCGAAGCTGGGCTTCCGCCCAAGTGCAGATCCTATGTCACATGTACCTGGAGCACCAGAAGTCCCAGGGAAAGGTGCTTGTGCGGCTCTTTGGTCAGAGGTGCCGGAAGTGTTCCCAGTCTCAATTTGAGAAGCCTGAGTTCTCCCTGGATAGCACCATGAGGATTCTGAACAACCTGGTGCAGCGTATTCTGGAGAGATTCTACAGAAATGGCATCAGGAAGGTTTTGGAGATGCCAGTGATCCAGGAGGTGCCTTTGAATGGGCACCATGATGTGGTCAATTGTGAGGCATGTGCCCTGGGCTTCTGTGTACAGAACTTACCTAACTGCACGGCAGAGCCAGCCAAATCCTCTCTCTCCTACACGAAGACTGGCAGCTCCTCTCCTCACCTTGGTGACGTGTATGGCCAAAATCGAGCTAGGAACCAGTCAGCTGAGGCAAAGGAGGCTCAGGGAAGTGGGTATTCCTGCGCCCATAAAGGCCCAGGGCCCAGCCATGCCACTGCTGGGATCCAAGTGCCTGGGGCAGGCCCTCAGCTCAAACAGGAGACGGGCCGACTGCTCACACCAGGGACAGACCGGCAGGCTGCACAGGGAACAGGCCTACAGCCCATCCGAGTAGCAGGATCACTTCCCCCAGGGTGGACAGACCCACAGCCCAGACAAGCAATAGGTCCACTGCCTAAAGGGTTGGCACATTCACAATCCACACTGCGGACAGGACCACAGAACCCCCGGCTGACATATTCTCAGGCTATAAAGATGTCAGGCCAGCAGTTGACACAGGACGCACAAGCCACCCAAGGGGCAGGTCGTCAGGCCACAAAGgtgacagacccacagcccaCACGGGGGACAATCCCAAGGTCCACATCAGGGTCAGACAGTCAGGCTACAGGGAGGGCAGACCCCTCACCACTGGGGTCAAACTCACAGCCCACACGGGGGACAATCCCAAGGTCCACATCAGGATCAGACAGTCAGGCTACAGGGAGGGCAGACCCCTCACCACTGGGGTCAAACTCACAGCCCACACGGGGGACAATCCCAAGGTCCACATCAGGGTCAGACAGTCAGGCTACAGGGAGGGCAGACCCCTCACCACTGGGGTCAAACTCACAGCCCACACGGGGAACAATCCCAAGGTCCACATCAGGGTCAGACAGTCAGGCTACAGGGAGGGCAGACCCCTCACCACTGGGGTCAAACTCACAGCCCACACGGGGAACAATCCCAAGGTCCACATCAGGGTCAGACAGTCAGGCTACAGGGAGGGCAGACCCCTCACCACTGGGGTCAAACTCACAGCCCACACGGGGGACAATCCCAAGGTCCACATCAGGGTCAGACAGTCAGGCTACAGGGAGGGCAGACCCCTCACCACTGGGGTCAAACTCACAGCCCACACGGGGGACAATCCCAAGGTCCACATCAGGGTCAGACAGTCAGGCTACAGGGAGGGCAGACCCCTCACCACTGGGGTCAAACTCACAGCCCACACGGGGGACAATCCCAAGGTCCACATCAGGGTCAGACAGTCAGGCTACAGGGAGGGCAGACCCCTCACCACTGGGGTCAAACTCACAGCCCACACGGGGAACAATCCCAAGGTCCACATCAGGGTCAGACAGTCAGGCTACAGGGAGGGCAGACCCCTCACCACTGGGGTCAAACTCACAGCCCCCACGGGGGACAATCCCAAGGTCCACATCAGGGTCAGACAGTCAGGCTACAGGGAGGGCAGACCCCTCACCACTGGGGTCAAACTCACAGCCCACACGGGGAACAATCCCAAGGTCCACATCAGGGTCAGACAGTCAGGCTACAGGGAGGGCAGACCCCTCACCACTGGGGTCAAACTCACAGCCCACACGGGGAACAATCCCAAGGTCCACATCAGGGTCAGACAGTCAGGCTACAGGGAGGGCAGACCCCTCACCACTGGGGTCAAACTCACAGCCCACACGGGGAACAATCCCAAGGTCCACATCAGGGTCAGACAGTCAGGCTACAGGGAGGGCAGACCCCTCACCACTGGGGTCAAACTCACAGCCCACACGGGGAACAATCCCAAGGTCCACATCAGGGTCAGACAGTCAGGCTACAGGGAGGGCAGACCCCTCACCACTGGGGTCAAACTCACAGCCCACACGGGGAACAATCCCAAGGTCCACATCAGGGTCAGACAGTCAGGCTACAAGGAGGGCAGACCCCTCACCACTGGGGTCAAACTCACAGCCCACACGGGGAATAGGCCCCATGGCTACATGTAGGACCTTCAGTGAAAGTCAAGCTGCCTGGGTCAGGCAGGAGAGGTGCTCACCTAGAGGGTCTGCTCCAGACAGCTTTTTCAGATTATCTCCCTCAATGCAACCAAATAATTCCCTTAACCAGGAGCAGCTGTTCAGGTGGGGCTATGTCTGTGTTGTTGCTCTGTTTACCTTTTTTGTATCTAAATACCTATAA